From one Mytilus trossulus isolate FHL-02 chromosome 10, PNRI_Mtr1.1.1.hap1, whole genome shotgun sequence genomic stretch:
- the LOC134686554 gene encoding myb/SANT-like DNA-binding domain-containing protein 4, which translates to MAESTEPNPSKLKRLKKTNFTVAEEDLIQQLVEKHSSIINGKLTNTVTNQLKKKVWDDIAIRVNSLGVAIRTATEVRNKWRNTTRVAKAVYTTHRSELFKTGGGPAPKQPSSAVEKVIHLMKDTTSFRGIQGGLETESFQTNQPSINATLPEEDASQDLYESAASLIRDSPPPSSPPSPSLLSGYDPILTQTVVPHIQEQTDRTDKQKTVRTPLKKVTVQDIHDMQYRALQGKLEIQEKQKVHMDLERNKLELQIELLQKLVGGNSEPVTLSQALASMY; encoded by the exons ATGGCTGAATCTACTGAACCAAACCCAAGCAAACTAAAAAGACTGAAAAAGACCAACTTCACTGTGGCAGAGGAAGACCTGATACAACAACTAGTCGAGAAACACTCCAGTATAATCAATGGAAAACTTACAAATACAGTGACtaaccaattgaaaaaaaaggtaTGGGATGATATAGCCATCAGAGTCAATTCTCTTGGAGTTGCCATCCGTACAGCCACAGAAGTTAGGAACAAGTGGAGGAATACCACAAGAGTGGCCAAGGCTGTGTACACAACTCACAGGAGTGAGTTGTTCAAAACTGGGGGAGGACCAGCTCCAAAACAACCAAGCTCAGCAGTCGAGAAAGTTATCCATCTTATGAAGGACACCACCAGCTTCAGGGGGATTCAGGGTGGACTTGAAACTGAATCATTCCAGACAa ATCAACCATCTATCAATGCCACTTTACCGGAAGAAGATGCCAGCCAGGATTTGTATGAATCTGCTGCATCTCTGATAAGGGACAGTCCACCCCCCTCCAGTCCACCAAGTCCGTCTCTGCTTTCAGGATATGACCCCATCCTGACACAAACAGTCGTACCACATATTCAAGAACAAACAGATAGGACAGATAAGCAGAA gaCAGTGAGAACACCTTTGAAAAAGGTAACAGTGCAGGATATTCACGACATGCAGTATCGTGCACTGCAAGGTAAACTAGAAATCCAAGAGAAGCAGAAAGTGCATATGGACTTGGAGAGGAACAAACTGGAACTACAAATTGAGCTGTTGCAGAAGTTAGTGGGTGGCAATTCTGAACCAGTAACACTCTCTCAGGCACTTGCCTCTATGTATTAA